AATCAAGTCACCTTAAATTAGGTGATGGATTATGGCCTCAGTATTTTAATAAATCAAAGGATATGAAAAGAGTGATAAAGGAAAATCCAAGAATCAACACAGCGACATTAAGGATTAAACAATTTAATCATTTTGATATACATGTAACAGAATATGAGGTCCTGGCTATTTTATTAAGAAATAATAAAATGTATCCTGTTTTATCTAATGGAAAAATTTTGAGTGAAACAGCAAAAGAATCAGAAAAAAAATTGCCACAGTTAATTGATTTTAAAGAAGGAGAAGGATTGGATTCATTTTTGACATCATATGAAAAATTTTCGCCAAAAATGAAATCAGAAATTAGTTCTATTGAGTCACAGGCCACTCAAAAAAATCCTTTTAGAATTAAATTAAATATGAAGGATGGCAATCAAGTAATTGGATTATCAACAACAATTGCGGATAAATTAGTTTTTTATGACAAAATTTCGGCAGAAATGAAGTCAAAAGGTGTTATTGATATGGAAGCGGGTAAAACAGGGATATTTTCATATCCTTTAGAAACACAAAATAGCGACTCAAGTGAGGGGTTATCGGACGAAAACTCAATGGAGAGTGTAAATAATGGTTTTTAACGTTCAGAAAAAAAACTAGCAAATATAGTATTCTTCTTTATTTCATAGTACTATTTATGATAGAATAGTGTGAGGTATTATGCATATAATAAAGGAAGACTTTGTTAGAATTATAGGAGGGAAGACCTTTCATGGCAAAAACAGGAATATATGTAAGTCTTGATATCGGTACAACATCAATAAAAGTTGTTGTAGCTGAGTACATAGAAAATCAAATTAATATTATTGGCGTAGGAAATGCAAAATCAAAAGGATTGGATCGTGGTATTGTTATCGATATAGACAAAGCTGTTCAATCCGTTCAAAGAGCAATTAAACAAGCAGAAGAAAAATCAGGTGTTCAAATTAAAAGTGTTAGTGTAGGTATTCCTGCTAATCTTTTAGAAGTAGAAAAATGCGAAGGCATGATAGCTGTTAATAATGAATCAAAAGAAATAACTGACAAAGATGTTAAAAATGTGGCATCAGCAGCAGTTGTTCGTTCAACACCTCCAGAACGTCAAGTCATTACTTTAGTTCCTCAAGAATTTAAAGTAGATGGTTTTGAAGGAATAAAAGATCCAAGAGGTATGATTGGTGTTCGTCTAGATATGAAGGGATTATTATATACTGGACCTAAGACAATTGTTCACAACATTCAAAAATGTGTTGAAAAAGCTGGATTGGTGATTGATGAAATGGTCATTGCTCCTTTAGCTTTAGCTTCATCTATTCTTTCGGATGGAGAAAAAGATTTTGGAACAACTATTATTGACATGGGTGGTGGACAAACAACTACCTCTGTGATGTATGAACGTGAATTAAAATTTTCACACGTTGAACAAGAAGGTGGAGAGTTTGTAACCAAGGATATTTCTGTTGTTTTAAACACATCATTAACTAATGCGGAAGCGTTAAAAATCAACTATGGATATGCTTATCCAGAAAGAACTTCACCGAATGAAGAATTTCCTGTTGATGTCATTGGTAAAAATGAACCTGTCAGAATTGATGAACGCTACTTGTCAGAAATTATAGAAGCGCGTGTTGAACAAATTTTTTCAAAATCAAAAATGATGTTAGATAGCATTGATGCACTTAATTTACCAGGTGGTGTTATTTTAACTGGTGGAGCCGCAAGCTTGCCAGGAGTAGTCGAGTTAGCAGCGGATATGTTTGGAACAAACGTTAAATTGTATGTTCCAAATCATATGGGATTACGTAATCCTGTATATGCTAATGCAATTGCTATTGTTGAGTATGTCGCACAACTTGATGAGGTTTATCATGTGACTAAATTAGCCGTTACTGGTGATAAAAAACGAACAGCTAAACCTGTTCGTGACATTTCAGTAGAGACTAAACAACATGAAAAAGCTGTACAACAAGCACAAGAACCTGTTACAGATATGTCTGTCAATGAACCTGTAAAAGAGAAAGAAGAAGGTTTTGGCGGTAAAGTAAAAGGTTTCTTATCCAATATATTTGACTAATAGTCTAGGAGGAAACAAATAATGGAATTTTCATTAGATAATACTGTAAATACTGGCGCGGTAATTAAAGTTATTGGTGTCGGTGGCGGTGGCGGTAACGCAGTAAACCGTATGATTGATGAAGGAGTAAAAGGCGTAGAGTTTATCGTTGCAAACACAGACGTTCAAGCACTACAACATTCTAAAGCAGAAACTGTCATCCAACTAGGACCTAAATTTACAAAAGGATTAGGTGCTGGATCGTTACCAGATATTGGCGAAAAAGCTGCATCTGAAAGCGAAGATTTAATTGCTGAAGCATTAAAAGGTGCTGATTTAGTATTTATTACTGCTGGAATGGGTGGTGGTACCGGTACAGGTGCAGCACCTGTAGTAGCTGGAATTGCTAAAGAACAAGGAGCTTTAACAGTCGGTGTTGTGACACGTCCGTTTAGCTTTGAAGGTCCAAAACGTAGTCGTTTTGCAGCTGAAGGAATTTCAGCTTTAAAAGAAAATGTGGATACTTTGGTAATCATTTCTAATAATCGTTTATTAGAAATCG
This genomic stretch from Vagococcus sp. CY52-2 harbors:
- a CDS encoding cell division protein FtsQ/DivIB; this translates as MSNKKEDDKGENRGNHRLIKSSKKELKDSNKQGTLSTKRKTINKLSPFQGLTPNEEKRLTRRLTSILITLTVGILITLYIISPLSKLQNIEVTGIDKADSQKIIKSSHLKLGDGLWPQYFNKSKDMKRVIKENPRINTATLRIKQFNHFDIHVTEYEVLAILLRNNKMYPVLSNGKILSETAKESEKKLPQLIDFKEGEGLDSFLTSYEKFSPKMKSEISSIESQATQKNPFRIKLNMKDGNQVIGLSTTIADKLVFYDKISAEMKSKGVIDMEAGKTGIFSYPLETQNSDSSEGLSDENSMESVNNGF
- the ftsA gene encoding cell division protein FtsA; translated protein: MAKTGIYVSLDIGTTSIKVVVAEYIENQINIIGVGNAKSKGLDRGIVIDIDKAVQSVQRAIKQAEEKSGVQIKSVSVGIPANLLEVEKCEGMIAVNNESKEITDKDVKNVASAAVVRSTPPERQVITLVPQEFKVDGFEGIKDPRGMIGVRLDMKGLLYTGPKTIVHNIQKCVEKAGLVIDEMVIAPLALASSILSDGEKDFGTTIIDMGGGQTTTSVMYERELKFSHVEQEGGEFVTKDISVVLNTSLTNAEALKINYGYAYPERTSPNEEFPVDVIGKNEPVRIDERYLSEIIEARVEQIFSKSKMMLDSIDALNLPGGVILTGGAASLPGVVELAADMFGTNVKLYVPNHMGLRNPVYANAIAIVEYVAQLDEVYHVTKLAVTGDKKRTAKPVRDISVETKQHEKAVQQAQEPVTDMSVNEPVKEKEEGFGGKVKGFLSNIFD